One Parageobacillus sp. KH3-4 genomic region harbors:
- the fliM gene encoding flagellar motor switch protein FliM: MTTGEVLSQSEIDALLAALSTGEISAEELKKEEEGKRVKVYDFKRALRFSKDQIRSLTRIHENFARLLTTFFAAQLRTYVQISVASADQIPYEEFIRSLPKLTFLNVFEVPPLNGHILVEVNPNVAYAMLDRVMGGSGTSVNKVDNLTEIETRIMSNLFDKAFSNLRDAWESVAEIDPVFTNFEVNPQFLQMISPNDTVVVISLNTQIGETSGMMNICIPYIVLEPVMPKLSVHYWMQAQKKESSPEETEALERRIRFAKLPIIAELGTSTITIQEFLQLEVGDVIELDQSIQQPLLVKVGNIPKFIGQPGRKNKRLAVQILDTFKGEENYDDE; encoded by the coding sequence ATGACGACTGGCGAAGTATTATCGCAAAGCGAAATCGACGCGTTGTTGGCCGCATTGTCTACGGGGGAAATAAGCGCGGAAGAATTGAAAAAGGAAGAAGAAGGAAAACGTGTCAAAGTGTATGACTTTAAGCGGGCGCTTCGCTTTTCAAAGGATCAAATCCGCAGTTTAACGCGCATTCACGAGAATTTTGCAAGATTATTGACTACTTTTTTCGCGGCGCAATTGCGTACATACGTGCAAATATCGGTGGCGTCGGCCGATCAAATACCGTATGAAGAGTTTATTCGTTCCCTTCCGAAATTGACGTTTTTAAACGTCTTTGAAGTTCCGCCGCTGAATGGACATATATTAGTGGAAGTGAATCCAAACGTCGCCTATGCGATGCTTGATCGCGTGATGGGTGGAAGTGGAACGAGTGTGAACAAAGTCGATAATTTAACGGAAATTGAAACGCGGATTATGTCCAATTTATTTGATAAAGCTTTTTCCAATTTGCGCGACGCATGGGAATCAGTGGCGGAAATTGATCCTGTTTTCACAAATTTTGAAGTAAATCCGCAGTTTTTGCAAATGATCTCTCCGAATGATACGGTTGTTGTGATTTCGCTGAACACACAAATCGGTGAGACGAGCGGAATGATGAATATTTGCATTCCTTATATTGTACTAGAGCCGGTTATGCCAAAGCTTTCTGTCCATTATTGGATGCAGGCGCAAAAAAAAGAGAGTTCGCCGGAAGAAACAGAAGCGCTGGAACGGCGAATTCGCTTCGCGAAACTCCCGATTATCGCCGAACTTGGCACGTCCACTATCACCATTCAAGAATTTTTGCAGCTGGAAGTCGGCGATGTGATCGAGCTCGATCAGTCCATTCAGCAGCCGCTTCTTGTCAAAGTCGGGAACATTCCAAAATTTATTGGTCAGCCAGGCAGAAAAAATAAAAGGTTGGCGGTGCAAATTTTAGACACGTTTAAGGGGGAAGAAAATTACGATGATGAATGA
- the fliR gene encoding flagellar biosynthetic protein FliR: MEQLLLHFPAFLLVFARVASFFATLPLFSYRTIPMAHKIGLSFFLSWMMFFAISKPTVALDETYVLLVVKEVLVGLCIGLFAYMIISAIQIVGGLIDFQMGFAIANVIDPQTGAQNPLMGQYFYTFALLLLLSVNGHHLLLDGVFYSYRFIPLDHWPRLDHGHVAEYVVQSFSAMFAIAFQMSVPLVGCLFLVDVALGIMARTVPQLNIFVVGFPVKIAVGFILLIVTMAAMFIAVRHLFDTMFLSMRELMKLLGGP, translated from the coding sequence ATGGAGCAATTATTATTACATTTTCCGGCGTTTTTGCTCGTTTTTGCGCGGGTCGCTTCCTTTTTTGCGACATTGCCGCTGTTTTCGTATCGAACGATTCCAATGGCGCATAAAATCGGACTATCGTTTTTTCTAAGTTGGATGATGTTTTTTGCCATTTCTAAACCGACGGTCGCTTTAGACGAAACGTATGTGCTGCTTGTGGTCAAAGAAGTGCTCGTTGGCCTTTGCATTGGCTTATTTGCCTATATGATCATATCGGCGATTCAAATCGTCGGCGGGCTGATCGACTTTCAAATGGGATTTGCCATCGCAAACGTCATCGACCCGCAGACAGGCGCGCAAAACCCGTTGATGGGGCAATATTTTTACACGTTTGCTTTGTTGCTGTTGCTTTCTGTAAATGGACACCATCTTTTGCTCGACGGAGTGTTTTACAGCTATCGGTTTATTCCGCTTGACCATTGGCCGCGTTTGGATCACGGCCATGTCGCCGAATACGTCGTTCAATCGTTTAGCGCGATGTTTGCCATTGCTTTTCAAATGTCGGTCCCGCTTGTCGGCTGTTTATTTTTAGTCGATGTTGCGCTTGGAATTATGGCGCGGACAGTCCCACAGCTCAATATTTTCGTCGTCGGGTTTCCGGTGAAAATTGCGGTGGGGTTTATATTGCTAATTGTAACGATGGCAGCGATGTTTATCGCTGTCCGCCACTTGTTCGATACGATGTTTTTGTCGATGCGTGAGCTGATGAAGCTTTTAGGGGGACCGTAA
- the fliP gene encoding flagellar type III secretion system pore protein FliP (The bacterial flagellar biogenesis protein FliP forms a type III secretion system (T3SS)-type pore required for flagellar assembly.), producing MNEFVQMFNQVAPENVSTSVKLLLLLTVLSIAPGILIMMTCFTRIIIVLSFVRTSLGTQQTPPNQVLIGLAMFLTFFIMAPTFKEINDQALQPLFSEKINLEQAYERASVPIKEFMSKHTRQKDLALFLSYSGAEKPKTVQDIPLSTLVPAFAISEIKTAFQMGFMIFIPFLVIDMIVASVLMSMGMMMLPPVMISLPFKILLFVLVDGWYLVVKSLLESFQ from the coding sequence ATGAATGAATTTGTGCAAATGTTTAATCAAGTCGCTCCTGAAAATGTTTCTACATCCGTGAAGCTGCTGCTGCTGTTAACCGTATTGTCCATCGCTCCTGGCATTTTAATTATGATGACGTGCTTTACGCGCATTATTATCGTTTTATCGTTTGTCCGCACATCGCTTGGAACGCAGCAAACGCCGCCAAACCAAGTATTGATCGGTTTAGCGATGTTTTTAACATTTTTCATTATGGCGCCAACTTTTAAAGAAATAAACGATCAGGCGCTACAACCGTTGTTTTCGGAAAAAATTAATTTGGAGCAAGCGTATGAACGCGCTTCTGTGCCGATAAAAGAGTTTATGAGCAAGCATACGCGGCAAAAAGATTTGGCATTGTTTTTATCATATAGCGGCGCGGAAAAGCCGAAAACTGTGCAAGATATTCCGCTGTCAACGCTTGTTCCGGCGTTTGCGATTAGCGAAATAAAAACGGCATTTCAAATGGGGTTTATGATTTTTATTCCGTTTCTTGTCATTGATATGATTGTCGCGAGCGTGTTGATGTCGATGGGAATGATGATGCTGCCGCCTGTGATGATTTCATTGCCGTTTAAAATTTTGCTATTTGTTCTTGTCGATGGATGGTATTTAGTCGTGAAATCGCTGTTAGAAAGCTTTCAATAA
- a CDS encoding response regulator: protein MARILVVDDAAFMRMMIKDILTKNGHEVVAEAADGLQAIEKYKETRPDIVTMDITMPEMDGITALKEIKKIDSNAKVIMCSAMGQQAMVIDAIQAGAKDFVVKPFQADRVIEAINKTLG from the coding sequence ATGGCAAGAATATTGGTTGTCGACGATGCTGCGTTTATGAGAATGATGATCAAGGATATTTTAACAAAAAATGGGCATGAAGTAGTAGCGGAAGCAGCCGATGGCTTGCAAGCGATTGAAAAGTATAAAGAAACTCGTCCCGATATCGTCACGATGGACATTACGATGCCGGAGATGGACGGTATTACTGCATTGAAAGAAATTAAAAAAATTGATAGCAATGCAAAAGTCATTATGTGTTCGGCGATGGGGCAGCAGGCAATGGTCATTGACGCCATTCAAGCAGGTGCAAAAGATTTTGTCGTCAAACCGTTCCAAGCTGACCGTGTCATTGAGGCGATCAATAAAACGCTTGGATAA
- the flhA gene encoding flagellar biosynthesis protein FlhA, translating into MQARDLSVLLMVVLIVAMLIIPLPSWLLSVLIIINISLALLVLLTSMNMKEPLQFSIFPSLLLLLTLFRLGLNVSTTRSILSKGEAGGVVETFGTFVVGGNVVVGFVVFLILIIIQFVVITRGAERVSEVAARFTLDAMPGKQMSIDADLNAGMISEQEARQRREKIAQEADFYGAMDGASKFVKGDAIAGMVIVVINMLFGMVIGVVQQGLDISEAAQRYTLLTVGDGIVSQIPALLISTATGIVVTRAASDSNLGGDIMKQLFAFPKMLYVTAGTIFLLGLLTPINDVLTVPIAGLLALGGYRFAAQAARQEAAPSQEETEETEMDELKSPESVIHLLNVDPIEFEFGYALIPLADANQGGDLLDRIVMIRRQLALELGLVIPVVRIRDNIQLQPNEYRLKIKGNEVARGELLLDHYLAMSPGIEDNSIEGIDTVEPAFGLPAKWISEDMKDRAEMLGYTVVDPPSVVSTHITEVLKAHAHELLGRQETKQLVDHLKESYPVLVEEVTPNPLSIGEVQKVLAKLLKEKVSIRNLPLIFETLADFARMTTDTDILTEYVRQALARQITNQYVIPGEPLKVITLSGKVEKTIADAVQQTEHGSYLSLDPALSQSIIEAIAAQLEQHPFANQTPILLCSPAVRMYVRQLTERHFPNLPVLSYNELEANVEVQSVGMVDIE; encoded by the coding sequence ATGCAAGCAAGAGATTTATCAGTGTTATTGATGGTTGTCTTAATTGTGGCAATGCTGATTATACCACTACCGTCATGGCTATTGAGCGTGCTGATCATTATCAATATTTCGCTTGCGCTGCTGGTTCTCCTTACGTCGATGAATATGAAAGAGCCGCTGCAGTTTTCGATTTTTCCGTCCCTTTTATTGCTCCTTACACTATTTCGGCTGGGGTTAAACGTTTCTACGACTCGTTCGATTTTAAGCAAAGGAGAAGCGGGAGGAGTCGTCGAAACGTTCGGGACGTTTGTTGTTGGCGGCAACGTCGTCGTCGGCTTCGTCGTGTTTTTGATTTTAATTATTATTCAATTTGTCGTCATTACAAGAGGCGCTGAACGCGTATCAGAAGTGGCGGCACGCTTTACGCTCGATGCAATGCCGGGGAAGCAAATGAGCATTGACGCGGATTTAAATGCCGGAATGATTTCAGAGCAAGAAGCGCGGCAGCGCCGCGAAAAAATCGCCCAAGAAGCGGACTTTTACGGGGCGATGGATGGGGCAAGCAAATTTGTCAAAGGCGATGCGATTGCCGGAATGGTGATTGTCGTCATTAACATGCTATTTGGCATGGTGATTGGCGTCGTTCAACAAGGTCTTGACATATCTGAAGCGGCACAGCGCTACACGCTTTTAACCGTTGGCGATGGAATCGTCAGCCAAATTCCCGCATTATTAATCTCAACAGCTACAGGAATTGTCGTGACAAGAGCTGCATCGGATAGCAATCTCGGCGGCGATATTATGAAGCAGCTGTTTGCGTTTCCGAAAATGCTGTATGTAACAGCAGGAACGATTTTCTTATTAGGTTTGCTCACGCCGATTAATGATGTGCTTACGGTTCCAATCGCCGGCTTGCTTGCGCTTGGCGGATATCGTTTTGCCGCACAAGCGGCCCGTCAGGAAGCGGCGCCTTCGCAAGAAGAAACGGAAGAGACGGAAATGGATGAATTGAAAAGTCCTGAAAGTGTCATTCATCTGCTTAATGTCGATCCGATTGAGTTTGAGTTTGGCTATGCCTTAATTCCGCTAGCCGATGCGAACCAAGGCGGCGATTTGCTTGATCGGATTGTCATGATCCGCCGGCAGCTCGCCCTAGAGCTGGGGTTGGTTATTCCGGTCGTCCGCATCCGCGATAATATTCAACTTCAGCCTAATGAGTATCGCTTGAAAATTAAAGGGAATGAAGTAGCGCGCGGCGAGTTGCTCTTAGATCATTATTTAGCAATGAGCCCAGGAATCGAAGACAATTCCATTGAAGGGATCGATACGGTGGAGCCGGCGTTTGGACTTCCAGCAAAATGGATTTCTGAAGATATGAAAGATCGGGCGGAAATGTTGGGCTATACCGTTGTTGACCCGCCGTCCGTCGTTTCCACGCATATTACAGAAGTGTTAAAAGCGCATGCTCATGAACTGTTAGGGCGTCAGGAAACGAAACAGCTTGTTGATCATTTAAAAGAATCGTATCCGGTATTAGTGGAAGAAGTGACCCCGAACCCGCTTTCGATCGGCGAAGTACAGAAGGTGCTAGCGAAACTATTAAAAGAAAAAGTATCGATCCGAAATTTGCCGCTCATTTTTGAAACGTTGGCTGATTTTGCCCGCATGACGACAGATACGGACATATTAACTGAATACGTGCGGCAAGCGTTAGCGCGGCAAATTACGAATCAATATGTTATTCCAGGAGAACCGCTAAAAGTAATTACGTTATCGGGAAAAGTTGAAAAAACGATTGCCGATGCAGTACAACAGACCGAACACGGCAGTTATTTATCGCTTGATCCGGCGTTGTCGCAGTCGATCATCGAAGCGATTGCCGCGCAACTTGAACAGCATCCGTTTGCGAATCAAACGCCGATTTTGCTTTGTTCCCCTGCTGTGCGCATGTATGTGCGGCAATTGACGGAACGACATTTTCCAAACTTGCCAGTTTTATCTTACAATGAACTTGAGGCGAATGTGGAAGTTCAAAGCGTTGGGATGGTGGATATAGAATGA
- the flhB gene encoding flagellar biosynthesis protein FlhB, whose protein sequence is MSELRLDLQFFAGEKTEKATPRKRQEVRGKGQVAKSADVNTALVMLVVFLVLHFSGTHYKELFLRLMHQSFEQYTLVDLTVDSVHRIFLTLLKNVAMIVAPIFLAAVAAACLANFLQVGFLFTAEPLKINWTRLDPIQGFKRMISLRALVELLKSLLKISVVGLVTFALLWFQLDHILSLTTKSLGATLSALASLTVKMGLYASFSLLFLAIFDYLYQRFEFEKNIRMSKQDIKDEYKKTEGDPLIKSRIKQKQREMAMRRMMQEVPKADVVITNPTHYAVALKYEDGKMDAPIVVAKGVDYVAIKIKQLAKEHDVVTVENRPLAQALYRQTEVGDMIPEEFFKAVAEILAYVYRLKRKV, encoded by the coding sequence ATGAGCGAATTGCGCCTTGATTTGCAATTTTTTGCCGGCGAAAAAACGGAGAAAGCGACTCCGCGAAAGCGGCAAGAAGTTCGCGGAAAAGGGCAAGTTGCCAAAAGCGCCGACGTTAACACGGCGCTTGTCATGCTCGTTGTTTTTCTCGTTTTGCACTTCTCCGGCACTCATTATAAAGAGCTGTTTTTGCGATTAATGCATCAATCGTTTGAACAATATACGCTCGTGGATCTAACCGTTGATTCGGTTCACCGCATTTTTCTCACATTGTTAAAAAATGTAGCGATGATTGTCGCGCCGATTTTTCTCGCGGCAGTGGCCGCCGCTTGTTTGGCCAATTTTTTGCAAGTAGGATTTTTGTTTACGGCAGAACCGCTGAAAATAAACTGGACTAGGCTTGATCCCATTCAAGGGTTTAAGCGGATGATATCGCTGCGTGCGCTCGTCGAACTGCTAAAATCGCTTTTAAAAATTAGCGTTGTCGGGCTTGTTACGTTTGCTTTGCTATGGTTTCAGCTTGATCATATTTTGTCGCTAACGACGAAATCGTTGGGAGCGACATTAAGCGCATTAGCTAGTTTAACGGTAAAAATGGGGCTTTATGCTTCTTTTTCCCTGTTGTTTCTCGCCATTTTCGATTATTTATATCAGCGTTTTGAATTTGAGAAAAATATCCGAATGTCAAAACAAGATATTAAAGACGAATACAAAAAAACAGAAGGAGACCCATTAATTAAGTCTAGAATTAAGCAAAAGCAGCGGGAAATGGCGATGAGGCGGATGATGCAAGAGGTGCCGAAAGCCGACGTCGTCATCACGAACCCGACGCACTATGCAGTGGCGCTAAAATATGAAGACGGAAAAATGGATGCGCCGATTGTCGTCGCAAAGGGCGTCGATTACGTTGCTATAAAAATCAAGCAACTTGCGAAAGAGCATGATGTCGTGACGGTAGAAAATCGTCCGCTTGCCCAGGCGCTTTACCGGCAAACGGAAGTAGGCGATATGATTCCGGAAGAGTTTTTTAAAGCGGTAGCGGAAATTTTAGCGTACGTGTACCGCTTGAAGCGAAAAGTCTAG
- the fliY gene encoding flagellar motor switch phosphatase FliY — protein MMNDDMLSQDEIDALLRGTDENDDIPQLDEVLSPLERDALGEVGNISFGSSATALSVLLNQKVEITTPSVSIIQRKNIDSEFPQPYVAIQVNYTDGFLGTNLLVIKQEDAAIIADLMLGGDGTNTAGELGEIQLSAVQEAMNQMMGSAATSMSTIFGKRVDISPPTVHLLDIKEKKGIEYLPDEDILIKVSFRLKIGDLIDSNIMQLLPIDFAKELVQQLLHSNGETNSSNSAAEAGKETAAQEAAVSQPSVTAETIGAQPSYEPSKTAARETTNRFGANARAGERQIQSVDFAEFEPSPSVDTEVKNLSLLLDVPLQVTVELGRTKRSVQEILHLSSGSIIELDKLAGEPVDILVNNKLIAKGEVVVIDENFGVRVTDIISQSDRLKRLK, from the coding sequence ATGATGAATGATGATATGCTATCCCAAGATGAAATCGATGCGCTGTTGCGCGGGACAGACGAAAATGACGATATTCCCCAGCTGGATGAGGTATTGTCGCCGCTCGAGCGAGACGCGCTTGGGGAGGTTGGCAACATTTCGTTTGGAAGTTCGGCAACGGCGCTGTCGGTGTTGTTAAATCAAAAAGTGGAGATTACAACGCCAAGCGTCTCGATCATTCAAAGAAAAAACATTGACAGCGAATTTCCGCAGCCGTACGTGGCGATTCAAGTCAATTATACGGATGGATTTTTAGGGACGAATTTGCTCGTCATTAAGCAAGAAGACGCGGCTATTATCGCGGACTTGATGCTGGGCGGTGATGGGACGAATACAGCGGGTGAATTGGGAGAAATTCAATTAAGCGCTGTGCAGGAAGCGATGAACCAAATGATGGGGTCAGCGGCGACGTCGATGTCCACCATTTTCGGCAAACGTGTCGATATTTCTCCCCCGACCGTTCACCTGTTGGACATAAAAGAAAAAAAAGGAATCGAATATTTGCCGGACGAAGATATACTTATTAAAGTTTCCTTTCGCTTGAAAATTGGCGATTTAATTGATTCGAACATTATGCAGCTATTGCCCATTGATTTTGCGAAAGAGCTTGTGCAACAGCTGCTTCATTCCAATGGTGAAACAAATTCTTCCAACAGCGCGGCAGAAGCGGGAAAAGAAACTGCTGCGCAAGAGGCGGCAGTCTCCCAACCGTCTGTAACTGCTGAAACAATCGGAGCCCAGCCATCTTACGAACCCTCCAAAACGGCGGCGCGTGAAACGACAAATCGTTTTGGAGCGAACGCTAGAGCAGGAGAACGGCAAATTCAATCGGTTGATTTTGCTGAATTTGAGCCGTCTCCATCGGTGGATACGGAAGTGAAAAACTTATCGCTTCTCCTTGACGTTCCGCTTCAAGTCACCGTTGAACTCGGCCGTACGAAACGTTCTGTTCAAGAAATTTTGCATTTATCATCAGGCTCGATTATCGAATTGGACAAATTGGCTGGAGAACCTGTTGATATATTAGTAAACAATAAGCTTATCGCTAAAGGGGAAGTTGTTGTGATCGATGAAAATTTTGGCGTGCGCGTTACAGATATTATTAGTCAAAGCGATCGCTTAAAAAGGCTAAAATAA
- the fliZ gene encoding flagella biosynthesis regulatory protein FliZ yields the protein MLQSRIIPLFFCIVVAIAAQPGFPVFAEQSPTVEECLKHPDLCEQPADSHKNEVAPTPDEQTSPFSVWDAIKLIGATAFVLLLIYGLLKFLHRQGQLFSGKKGVIEHLGGTSVGSNRSVQLVKVGNHILVIGVGESIQLLREIDDEQEINEILAMHNERLQQMLEPGKWGARMRGYFTAKRKQTDDRHDEFREMFTRQMQELSMKRKELLKQIEQKGTASDE from the coding sequence TTGCTACAGTCACGAATCATTCCGTTGTTTTTCTGCATCGTTGTCGCGATTGCTGCGCAACCAGGATTTCCTGTTTTTGCGGAGCAATCGCCGACCGTGGAAGAATGCTTAAAGCATCCTGACTTGTGCGAGCAGCCGGCTGATTCACATAAAAACGAAGTTGCGCCAACGCCGGATGAGCAAACGTCGCCTTTTTCCGTTTGGGATGCCATCAAACTCATTGGCGCAACGGCGTTTGTGCTTTTGCTCATTTACGGATTGCTAAAATTTCTCCATCGTCAAGGCCAGTTGTTTTCCGGAAAAAAAGGAGTCATTGAACATCTTGGCGGGACAAGCGTTGGCAGCAATCGTTCAGTCCAATTGGTAAAAGTGGGAAATCACATTCTTGTGATCGGTGTTGGCGAATCGATTCAATTATTGCGGGAAATCGACGATGAGCAAGAAATAAACGAAATTTTAGCGATGCATAATGAACGATTGCAGCAAATGTTGGAACCGGGTAAATGGGGAGCCCGCATGCGCGGTTATTTCACAGCGAAACGAAAACAGACAGACGATCGCCATGATGAGTTTCGCGAGATGTTCACAAGACAAATGCAGGAGCTGTCAATGAAGCGTAAAGAACTATTGAAGCAGATTGAACAGAAAGGAACGGCATCCGATGAATGA
- the fliQ gene encoding flagellar biosynthesis protein FliQ — protein sequence MSADFVIRVAEQGVYVVLMVCGPLLLLSLAVGLIISIFQATTQIQEQTLAFVPKIVAVLVGLVFFGPWMLTKMVSYAYEILNNLTKYIG from the coding sequence ATGAGCGCCGATTTTGTCATTCGTGTGGCGGAGCAAGGAGTATATGTAGTTTTAATGGTGTGCGGTCCGCTTCTCTTGTTGTCCCTTGCCGTTGGACTGATTATTAGCATTTTCCAGGCGACGACGCAAATTCAAGAGCAGACGCTCGCATTTGTACCGAAAATCGTCGCAGTGTTAGTCGGGCTTGTTTTTTTCGGGCCGTGGATGTTGACGAAAATGGTGTCATATGCATATGAGATTTTGAACAATTTAACAAAATATATAGGCTGA
- the fliL gene encoding flagellar basal body-associated protein FliL: protein MKGNLIKTMLIILVVIALIGAIALIAVLKLTGAKGESAPSADEIVESSIDIPEITTNLADGRYVKISFKIQTNSKEGKEEAEKRDFQIKNIIIEELSEMKAESFKGKKGMTSFEERLKQQINQIMQNGKVEQVYITSFVLQ from the coding sequence GTGAAAGGTAACCTAATCAAAACGATGCTAATCATCCTAGTGGTTATTGCACTCATCGGTGCGATCGCTTTAATTGCTGTGCTGAAACTGACGGGAGCAAAAGGCGAAAGCGCGCCAAGCGCCGATGAAATTGTCGAAAGTTCGATTGACATCCCTGAAATAACGACGAATTTAGCAGACGGAAGATATGTGAAAATTTCCTTTAAGATTCAAACAAATAGCAAAGAAGGGAAAGAAGAAGCGGAAAAACGCGACTTTCAAATTAAAAATATTATTATCGAAGAACTTTCTGAAATGAAAGCAGAAAGTTTTAAAGGAAAAAAAGGGATGACTTCCTTTGAAGAGCGTTTAAAACAGCAAATTAATCAAATTATGCAAAATGGAAAAGTGGAGCAAGTATACATTACCTCCTTTGTCCTCCAATAG
- a CDS encoding flagellar FlbD family protein, producing the protein MITLTRLNGKKFVLNAIYIEQVEAFPDTTITLTNGKKFVVRESVQDVIALVSDFYRQIAVLRLPEGLGGSESER; encoded by the coding sequence ATGATTACGTTAACGCGGCTAAACGGAAAAAAGTTTGTATTAAATGCCATTTATATTGAACAAGTCGAAGCATTTCCGGATACAACGATTACATTAACGAATGGAAAAAAATTTGTCGTACGCGAATCAGTGCAAGACGTTATCGCGTTGGTAAGCGACTTCTACCGGCAAATTGCGGTGCTGCGCTTACCGGAAGGCTTAGGAGGATCAGAAAGTGAAAGGTAA
- the flhF gene encoding flagellar biosynthesis protein FlhF produces the protein MKVKKFVAPSMPEAMKMIRAELGNDAVILNSKVVRKGGFFGLFTKKNIEVIAAVDPQPTRQRSERKKEEAPFSASFLAEKKQKEDANLLHELKELKTMLKQLSTNVNAGFSQYPGLLNEVHYRLVKQEISVPFVQEIMADLLERWYTNGGNATERQVFAWAKEIMREKLSPLPFGGISFQKKYINVVGPTGVGKTTTLAKIAARCVLQHGKNIAFITTDTYRIAAIDQLKTYAKILNVPLEVCYNLQDFHEAKKKLSDRDVVLIDTAGRNFRHPQYVKDLRNIIDFDEEMETFLVFALTAKYDDMKAIYEQFSLIPIDRFIFTKLDETTRYGAMFNLMMEYKVGASYLTNGQNVPDDMVEASVEHIINMLFGVEQL, from the coding sequence ATGAAAGTAAAAAAATTTGTGGCACCGTCGATGCCGGAAGCGATGAAAATGATTCGCGCCGAACTGGGAAACGATGCGGTGATTCTAAATTCAAAAGTCGTTCGGAAAGGCGGATTTTTTGGATTGTTTACCAAAAAAAATATTGAGGTGATAGCCGCCGTCGATCCGCAGCCCACGCGCCAAAGATCGGAGAGAAAAAAGGAGGAGGCCCCATTTTCCGCCTCGTTTCTTGCCGAAAAAAAGCAGAAAGAAGATGCGAATTTGCTTCATGAACTGAAAGAGTTAAAAACAATGTTAAAACAGCTGTCAACGAACGTCAATGCCGGCTTTTCCCAATATCCAGGACTATTGAATGAAGTGCACTACCGGCTTGTAAAACAAGAAATTTCCGTTCCGTTTGTGCAAGAAATCATGGCTGATTTGCTAGAACGATGGTACACCAACGGCGGAAACGCGACGGAAAGACAAGTGTTCGCTTGGGCAAAAGAAATAATGAGGGAAAAATTATCACCGCTTCCGTTCGGCGGAATCTCCTTTCAAAAAAAATATATTAATGTCGTCGGGCCGACAGGGGTAGGAAAAACAACGACATTGGCCAAAATCGCAGCACGCTGCGTTTTGCAGCATGGAAAAAACATTGCGTTTATTACGACGGATACGTATCGGATTGCGGCTATCGATCAATTGAAAACATATGCGAAAATTTTAAATGTACCGCTTGAAGTTTGTTATAATTTGCAAGATTTCCATGAAGCGAAGAAAAAGCTGTCCGATCGCGACGTTGTGCTTATTGATACGGCAGGACGAAATTTCCGCCATCCACAATATGTCAAAGATTTGCGAAATATTATCGATTTTGACGAAGAAATGGAGACATTTCTCGTATTTGCGCTGACGGCAAAATATGACGATATGAAGGCCATTTATGAACAGTTTTCCCTCATTCCGATTGATCGCTTCATTTTTACAAAATTGGATGAAACAACTCGTTACGGTGCGATGTTTAATTTAATGATGGAATATAAAGTAGGGGCGTCTTACTTAACAAACGGCCAAAATGTTCCCGACGATATGGTCGAAGCATCTGTTGAACACA